One segment of Massilia sp. Se16.2.3 DNA contains the following:
- a CDS encoding sulfurtransferase TusA family protein yields MSDTILETDTIHFQKDLDARGLNCPLPILKAKKALAEMATGEVLRITATDTGSVRDFQAFAKQTGNALLSHTQNNGEFVFLMRRK; encoded by the coding sequence ATGAGCGACACCATTCTCGAAACCGATACGATTCACTTCCAGAAGGACCTGGACGCGCGCGGCCTGAACTGCCCGCTGCCCATCCTGAAGGCCAAGAAGGCACTTGCTGAAATGGCTACCGGAGAAGTGCTGCGCATCACGGCCACCGACACCGGTTCCGTGCGCGACTTCCAGGCTTTTGCCAAGCAGACCGGCAATGCGCTGTTGTCGCACACGCAGAACAATGGCGAATTCGTCTTCCTGATGCGCCGCAAGTAA
- a CDS encoding OmpA family protein codes for MPAADTVKGGKDHPLLSRFEGARMIGYEATEFEEVTLPAGKRYFTKERKPAFEKTLQLSGRYTRIAYLNPRERSSLEVMRNYQSALEKAGLKIVFACAKEACGERINDYWHDKRLGNGYLKEVGAAGTFIHASEQRYMAAAGTRPDGTAVNVAVWVTGPVLSYNGGAYVEIVEGKAMENGKVAANLNAAEMAKGIADEGKVAIYGVYFDTGKAEVKPDSAPALGEMAKMLQQDPKLKVYIVGHTDNQGDANMNLALSQKRAEAVVKALADGYKIEPRRLSAKGAASYAPVASNRSDAGRQKNRRVELVEM; via the coding sequence ATGCCGGCTGCCGATACCGTCAAGGGAGGCAAGGATCACCCCCTGCTGTCGCGCTTCGAGGGCGCGCGGATGATTGGCTACGAAGCCACCGAATTCGAAGAGGTCACGCTGCCGGCAGGCAAACGCTACTTCACCAAGGAGCGCAAACCGGCATTCGAGAAAACCCTGCAGCTCTCCGGCAGGTACACCCGCATCGCCTACCTGAACCCGCGCGAGCGTTCGTCGCTCGAAGTCATGCGCAATTACCAGAGCGCACTGGAAAAGGCCGGCCTGAAGATCGTGTTTGCCTGCGCCAAGGAAGCTTGCGGCGAGCGGATCAACGATTACTGGCACGACAAGCGCCTGGGTAACGGCTACCTGAAGGAGGTCGGCGCGGCGGGCACCTTCATCCACGCCAGCGAGCAGCGCTACATGGCGGCGGCAGGCACGCGCCCGGACGGCACGGCCGTGAACGTCGCGGTATGGGTGACGGGGCCGGTATTGAGCTACAACGGCGGCGCCTATGTCGAGATCGTCGAAGGCAAGGCCATGGAAAACGGCAAGGTTGCGGCCAACCTGAACGCGGCCGAGATGGCCAAGGGCATCGCCGACGAGGGCAAGGTTGCTATCTACGGGGTCTATTTCGACACCGGCAAGGCCGAGGTCAAGCCCGATTCGGCACCCGCGCTGGGCGAGATGGCCAAGATGCTGCAGCAGGACCCGAAGCTGAAGGTCTATATCGTCGGCCATACCGACAACCAGGGCGATGCCAACATGAACCTGGCACTGTCGCAGAAGCGCGCCGAGGCGGTGGTGAAGGCGCTTGCCGATGGCTACAAGATCGAGCCGCGGCGCCTGAGCGCGAAAGGGGCGGCCTCGTATGCGCCGGTGGCGTCGAACCGCAGCGACGCGGGGCGCCAGAAGAACCGGCGCGTCGAGCTGGTCGAGATGTAA